A single region of the Desulfovibrio inopinatus DSM 10711 genome encodes:
- a CDS encoding DUF3431 domain-containing protein, giving the protein MNSRVCVVVAKYNEDVSWTKALPCDVLIYDKSGKPGPLSLPNIGRESHTYLHHIVSTYPNFPDAVVFVQADPFFHMDEPTPEAFYARVEQNMRLGVAFTGFANYKLKCDRFGQPHNMHGSDAGKWAGAGRDIPVGALYERLFAGNVPDQFLVSAPAGLLYVRRDRILARPKALYQCALETVIADPDDAANTGHAFERLWPIIFNGKTTLNKPQYDACSGALHA; this is encoded by the coding sequence ATGAACTCGCGTGTTTGTGTTGTCGTGGCAAAATACAACGAAGACGTCTCGTGGACGAAGGCATTGCCATGCGATGTCCTGATTTACGATAAGTCCGGGAAACCGGGGCCACTGTCATTGCCCAACATCGGTCGTGAAAGCCACACGTACCTTCATCATATCGTTTCGACATATCCCAATTTTCCCGACGCAGTCGTGTTTGTACAGGCTGATCCTTTTTTTCATATGGACGAGCCCACCCCTGAGGCTTTTTACGCCCGTGTTGAGCAAAATATGCGCCTTGGAGTCGCATTCACCGGTTTTGCTAATTACAAACTCAAGTGCGATCGCTTTGGACAACCGCATAATATGCACGGAAGCGACGCCGGAAAATGGGCTGGAGCAGGGCGTGACATTCCGGTCGGAGCCCTTTATGAACGGTTGTTCGCGGGGAATGTGCCGGATCAATTCCTTGTTTCGGCACCGGCGGGCTTGTTGTACGTTCGGCGAGATCGGATTCTTGCCCGGCCAAAAGCGTTGTATCAGTGCGCTTTGGAAACGGTGATCGCCGACCCCGACGATGCTGCGAATACAGGGCACGCCTTTGAACGACTCTGGCCAATTATTTTCAATGGCAAAACCACACTCAATAAACCACAGTATGACGCATGCAGCGGGGCTCTCCACGCTTGA
- a CDS encoding potassium channel family protein has product MGFEHLHGRMIMLEHRLGAFWPFAIGLIILFAVFSLGVVGYMVIEDWPFFESLYMVVITLSTVGFQEVNPLTEAGRLFTIGLILCGVGSFAYLVGSFTQIIIEGRIQKILGRRRLQKSIEKLTGHTIICGYGRIGAIVTQEIVSESHPVVVIEKDEILARSLSEKFILHVHDDATKDEALLAAGIMRAKALVTALTQESANVYVALTARQLNPDLFIVARADAQQHIQRLKRAGANQVLIPHLYGGVRMAQSVLRPTVTNFLDLAQRGSSIDLSMEELLVKPTSEIAGKDIIASEIRPRFNLIIIAIKKHTGEMIFNPMPQTLLEPGDTMVIVGPKENLNQLQHTL; this is encoded by the coding sequence ATGGGATTTGAACACCTTCACGGCCGCATGATCATGTTGGAGCATCGGCTTGGAGCATTTTGGCCGTTTGCTATTGGGCTTATTATCCTGTTCGCTGTGTTTTCGCTTGGCGTTGTTGGATATATGGTCATTGAAGACTGGCCATTTTTTGAAAGCCTGTACATGGTCGTCATCACGCTTTCGACAGTGGGCTTTCAAGAGGTCAATCCCCTCACCGAAGCAGGAAGACTGTTCACTATTGGACTTATTTTATGTGGTGTGGGGAGTTTTGCCTATCTCGTCGGTTCTTTTACGCAAATTATTATTGAAGGCCGCATACAAAAAATTCTGGGGAGAAGGCGATTGCAAAAATCCATCGAAAAGCTAACCGGACACACCATTATTTGTGGATATGGGCGTATCGGCGCTATCGTCACGCAGGAAATCGTCAGCGAGAGTCATCCCGTTGTCGTCATTGAAAAAGATGAAATATTGGCGCGCAGCTTATCGGAGAAATTTATTCTCCACGTTCATGATGACGCCACCAAGGATGAGGCGCTTTTAGCGGCTGGCATTATGCGTGCGAAAGCGCTCGTGACTGCGCTGACGCAGGAATCGGCAAATGTCTATGTCGCCTTGACTGCCAGACAGCTTAACCCGGATCTGTTTATTGTTGCCCGAGCCGATGCACAACAGCATATTCAACGTCTCAAGCGTGCAGGGGCAAACCAAGTCCTTATTCCACATCTTTATGGTGGTGTCCGCATGGCGCAATCCGTCTTGCGTCCTACAGTGACAAACTTTCTCGATTTAGCGCAACGGGGCTCCAGTATAGATCTGTCCATGGAAGAATTGCTGGTCAAGCCAACCTCGGAGATTGCCGGCAAGGATATTATCGCCTCAGAAATTCGTCCTCGTTTTAATCTTATTATTATTGCCATAAAGAAACATACTGGAGAGATGATTTTTAATCCCATGCCACAAACCCTTCTTGAGCCGGGTGATACCATGGTTATCGTCGGTCCAAAGGAAAACTTGAATCAACTCCAGCATACCTTGTAG
- a CDS encoding RtcB family protein, protein MKKHHPTQTNPFTWERAAPSQGAVGIRIFADKPLLNAIDETAHKQAENVASLPGVIDPVVLMPDVHTGYGFPIGAVAAFDPEQGGVVSAGGVGFDIGCGVRALVTNMWERDLEKQHAALADALFHAVPAGVGRAGDIHLSSTELDAMLDGGAVWAVNKGYGTPADIDRCEDRGRIKTANPDAVSSRAKERQVDGMGTLGSGNHYLEVQVVESVFDRAAAEFHGIEQGRIIIAIHSGSRGLGHQTATDYVESMLVQAESFGLATYAKELACAPLGSPLATSYFGAMAAAMNCALANRQILTHRVRTVLSDIFPGATARLLYDVSHNTCRVERHVLQGKGKRVYVHRKGATRALGPSHPDLPPFLRGFGQPVLIGGSMGTASYILQGLDGSADLSYCSASHGAGRVMSRKHAAKQQKGAALIKSLAAQGIEVRTSSLRGLSEEAPQAYKDIDCVANVMEHAGIAAKILRLKPLLCVKG, encoded by the coding sequence ATGAAAAAACACCACCCTACTCAGACAAATCCGTTCACTTGGGAACGCGCGGCTCCATCACAAGGAGCCGTCGGCATTCGGATTTTTGCCGACAAGCCTCTTCTGAACGCAATTGATGAGACGGCCCATAAACAAGCGGAGAATGTGGCCTCTCTTCCCGGTGTCATTGATCCCGTTGTACTTATGCCCGATGTTCACACAGGATATGGCTTTCCTATCGGGGCTGTGGCGGCGTTTGATCCCGAGCAAGGCGGGGTTGTGTCTGCTGGGGGTGTTGGGTTCGATATTGGTTGTGGCGTCCGCGCATTGGTCACCAATATGTGGGAACGTGATTTGGAGAAACAACACGCCGCATTAGCCGATGCGTTGTTTCATGCTGTACCGGCCGGGGTTGGTCGTGCTGGTGATATCCATCTCAGTTCCACAGAGCTTGATGCCATGCTTGATGGCGGTGCGGTATGGGCCGTGAACAAAGGATATGGAACTCCGGCAGACATAGACCGATGTGAAGACCGCGGCCGGATCAAGACGGCCAATCCCGATGCAGTTTCGTCCCGAGCCAAGGAACGACAGGTTGATGGTATGGGGACCCTTGGTTCCGGCAATCACTATCTCGAAGTTCAGGTTGTAGAATCCGTGTTTGATCGCGCCGCAGCTGAGTTTCATGGTATTGAACAAGGTCGTATCATTATTGCGATTCATAGCGGATCACGAGGGCTCGGCCACCAAACCGCAACCGATTACGTGGAGTCTATGCTGGTCCAAGCTGAATCATTCGGACTCGCGACGTACGCCAAAGAGTTGGCTTGTGCTCCGCTTGGCTCACCATTGGCGACATCGTATTTCGGAGCTATGGCGGCGGCCATGAATTGCGCTTTGGCCAATCGACAGATTCTCACACATAGAGTACGAACAGTACTCTCGGATATCTTCCCAGGAGCAACGGCGCGATTATTGTACGATGTGTCCCACAATACCTGCCGAGTGGAACGGCATGTACTTCAAGGAAAGGGAAAACGTGTCTATGTTCACCGAAAAGGAGCGACGCGCGCCCTTGGCCCATCACATCCTGACTTGCCGCCGTTTTTGCGAGGATTTGGTCAGCCGGTGTTAATCGGTGGAAGTATGGGGACTGCATCCTATATATTACAAGGACTCGATGGATCGGCAGACCTCTCCTATTGTTCCGCTTCGCATGGTGCCGGTCGTGTGATGAGCCGGAAACACGCCGCCAAGCAACAAAAAGGGGCTGCGCTTATAAAATCTTTGGCTGCGCAAGGTATTGAGGTACGAACATCAAGTTTGCGTGGCTTGAGTGAAGAGGCGCCACAGGCATATAAGGATATTGACTGTGTCGCAAATGTGATGGAGCACGCAGGCATTGCGGCTAAAATTCTTCGCCTCAAACCCCTTTTATGTGTCAAAGGCTAA
- the dapB gene encoding 4-hydroxy-tetrahydrodipicolinate reductase, protein MQVCDVVIMGALGRMGSMLCSMVQESDQHRLAGVVERPNAAPGLSKYECVGAGDVKDVLAKSKGAVVIDFTAPEATLATLDAALEYGNPMVIGTTGLTAEQVAHVEEAAKSIPVFMAPNMSIGISVLLDILPQLVKKLGPQYDLEVMEIHHNKKVDSPSGTALKLGQCLAQARDENLDDVKQCCREGIIGARPDGEIGLQAIRGGDVVGDHTVYFLGPAERIEVTHRAHSRSNFASGALRAAHWLASQQPGKLYAMADMLI, encoded by the coding sequence ATGCAAGTTTGCGATGTTGTCATCATGGGAGCCCTCGGGCGTATGGGCTCGATGTTGTGCTCTATGGTCCAGGAAAGCGACCAGCACCGTCTGGCCGGTGTCGTGGAACGGCCAAACGCAGCCCCTGGCCTTTCGAAGTATGAGTGTGTAGGCGCTGGCGATGTCAAAGACGTGTTGGCCAAATCCAAGGGAGCGGTCGTGATTGATTTCACGGCGCCGGAAGCGACATTAGCGACATTGGATGCGGCTCTGGAATACGGCAATCCTATGGTTATTGGCACCACGGGGCTTACGGCTGAACAAGTCGCCCATGTGGAAGAAGCTGCCAAATCCATCCCCGTGTTCATGGCGCCGAATATGAGCATCGGTATTAGCGTCTTGCTCGATATATTGCCGCAACTCGTCAAAAAGCTCGGACCGCAATACGATCTTGAAGTCATGGAGATTCATCACAATAAAAAGGTCGATTCTCCGAGTGGAACGGCATTGAAGCTTGGTCAATGTTTGGCTCAAGCACGTGACGAAAATTTGGACGATGTAAAACAATGCTGCCGAGAAGGCATTATTGGCGCACGTCCTGATGGTGAAATCGGACTGCAGGCCATTCGTGGTGGCGATGTCGTCGGTGATCACACCGTCTATTTTCTCGGACCCGCCGAGCGCATCGAAGTGACGCATCGCGCGCATTCCAGATCCAACTTTGCTTCGGGGGCGCTGCGTGCTGCACACTGGCTTGCATCGCAACAACCTGGCAAACTGTATGCTATGGCTGACATGCTCATATGA
- a CDS encoding response regulator has protein sequence MKKHSLSHKKRVNALFIERSTPFARDVIRLAAGLQDPVLDITHVLSVDEGIRRLETEQFDLILVGFPCKASTESISRLITLIADAPVLGFDRKENDDIPGNPLENRVQTSIPKSKVDSFTLGLCIPHVIERHELRNSIGKYVKKLLACEDRYRNIITKNADAILVVDTRGFILYANEAASVLLGRPLEALIGAEFGVPVIDRDSAEIQIVLPDNAETKKIVAMRVGKSEWESQEVSLVSLRDITDRKAMETELSKTQEKARSADEAKNSFLANISHEIRTPMNGILGMTELLLSTNLTKKQKEYLEMVRLSASSLLEIFNDIIDYSNIEAGRLQLAHISFNLHALLRSSISIFATLARKKGIATEYIISPDVPVYVTGDPGRLRQVIVNLIGNAIKFTDTGSVRLTAAVSPVANRGQDAAPVKIVFSVEDTGIGISKDNAKIIFDSFTQADGSFTRKFHGTGLGLSICKYLVEMMSGTITVDSEVGQGSTFSFSVMLKPAQRVTMEMAGMPQNEDLPSLPPLNILLAEDNKVNQIFASELLTSKGHSVLAVPNGADAIKALEEHTIDLVLMDVQMPEMDGLEATRRIRGSTSKNFDPKIPIIAMTAHALKGDRETFLSVGMNEYMSKPISWEKLHKTMFMVLASPSKSVQDDSRRESTSASISTQAEPETEDAIPLKEDDVVVDMDGLVQKARGNMEFLKKMFNAFVLDQPDKFQEMQEAFLDGDMKRVSFLAHALKGAAATMGAPRLRDAAYWLELSAKSQKHEESAENLNHIEQRLEKVIEVMKSHLD, from the coding sequence ATGAAGAAACATTCTCTCTCACATAAAAAACGAGTAAACGCCCTTTTCATCGAACGATCGACACCGTTTGCCCGTGATGTCATCCGCCTCGCAGCAGGACTTCAAGATCCAGTACTGGATATCACGCATGTATTGAGCGTTGATGAAGGCATACGCCGCCTGGAGACTGAGCAATTCGATCTCATCCTTGTCGGTTTTCCCTGCAAAGCATCGACAGAAAGTATTTCCCGACTCATCACCCTCATTGCCGACGCCCCGGTATTGGGGTTCGATCGCAAAGAGAACGACGACATACCGGGAAATCCTTTAGAAAACCGCGTCCAAACATCCATCCCCAAATCCAAAGTTGACAGTTTCACCTTGGGCTTATGCATTCCTCACGTCATAGAACGCCATGAACTGCGTAATTCCATAGGCAAATACGTGAAAAAACTGTTGGCTTGTGAGGATCGATATCGCAACATCATCACAAAAAACGCTGATGCCATTTTGGTTGTGGACACACGCGGTTTTATTCTTTACGCCAACGAAGCCGCCAGCGTGCTTTTAGGGCGTCCCCTCGAAGCATTGATCGGCGCGGAGTTTGGTGTTCCCGTCATTGACAGGGATTCTGCCGAAATCCAAATAGTTCTTCCCGACAATGCCGAAACGAAAAAAATCGTTGCTATGCGTGTCGGGAAAAGTGAATGGGAAAGCCAGGAAGTTTCTCTTGTGTCTTTGCGCGACATCACAGACCGCAAAGCCATGGAAACCGAATTAAGCAAAACCCAGGAGAAAGCCAGGTCAGCCGATGAAGCCAAAAACTCCTTTTTGGCGAATATCAGTCACGAAATCAGAACGCCGATGAACGGCATTCTTGGAATGACCGAACTGCTGCTTTCGACCAATTTGACGAAAAAACAAAAGGAATACCTGGAAATGGTTCGGCTCTCGGCCAGCTCTTTGCTGGAAATATTCAATGATATTATTGATTATTCCAATATTGAAGCAGGCCGCCTCCAACTTGCTCATATTTCTTTTAATTTGCACGCCTTGTTGCGTAGCTCCATATCGATCTTTGCCACCTTGGCCAGAAAAAAAGGTATCGCGACAGAATATATCATCTCTCCGGACGTCCCGGTGTACGTCACCGGAGATCCGGGACGCTTGCGTCAGGTCATTGTCAACTTAATAGGCAATGCCATCAAATTCACCGACACAGGATCTGTCCGTCTGACCGCAGCAGTATCCCCGGTAGCCAATCGAGGACAAGACGCTGCTCCAGTGAAGATTGTTTTCTCCGTCGAAGACACAGGCATTGGTATTTCCAAAGACAATGCCAAAATCATTTTTGACAGCTTCACCCAGGCAGACGGCTCATTTACTCGCAAATTTCATGGCACGGGTTTGGGACTTTCCATCTGTAAATATCTCGTGGAAATGATGAGCGGAACGATTACGGTCGACAGTGAAGTCGGGCAGGGCAGTACCTTTTCGTTTTCCGTCATGCTCAAACCAGCCCAAAGAGTGACTATGGAGATGGCAGGAATGCCTCAGAACGAAGATCTCCCATCCCTCCCCCCGCTCAATATTCTTCTTGCTGAAGATAACAAGGTAAATCAAATTTTTGCTTCTGAGCTCCTGACCAGCAAAGGACACTCCGTTTTGGCCGTGCCGAACGGTGCCGATGCGATCAAGGCCCTCGAAGAACACACCATCGACCTTGTCCTTATGGATGTTCAGATGCCTGAAATGGATGGACTTGAAGCAACACGACGCATTCGAGGCTCCACATCAAAAAACTTCGATCCGAAGATCCCTATCATCGCCATGACGGCCCATGCTCTGAAAGGAGATAGAGAAACGTTTCTTTCCGTGGGCATGAACGAATATATGTCTAAGCCCATCAGTTGGGAAAAGCTGCACAAAACCATGTTTATGGTATTGGCATCGCCCTCTAAATCCGTGCAAGACGATAGCAGGCGAGAATCCACTAGCGCATCAATCAGCACTCAGGCTGAACCCGAGACTGAAGACGCGATTCCCCTAAAAGAAGACGATGTGGTTGTTGATATGGACGGACTTGTCCAGAAAGCCCGTGGCAACATGGAATTTCTCAAAAAGATGTTCAATGCCTTTGTGCTGGACCAACCTGATAAATTCCAGGAAATGCAAGAGGCTTTTCTTGATGGAGATATGAAGCGCGTGTCTTTTCTCGCGCATGCGCTCAAAGGCGCCGCCGCAACCATGGGGGCTCCCCGTCTCAGAGATGCAGCCTACTGGCTTGAACTTTCGGCAAAATCACAGAAACATGAAGAATCCGCCGAGAACCTCAATCATATTGAACAGCGCCTTGAAAAAGTCATTGAGGTTATGAAATCCCATCTGGATTAA
- a CDS encoding NAD+ synthase, which yields MNIGILQLNVTAGDIVGNADKIAQAVVSAGEQGADICLTSELALTGYPPRDLLLYPEFLRQAQKHLEELAARLKDSVPVLVGTALPSPNGVRPAVNAAALLSGGKVCDTFVKMLLPNYDVFDEERYFMPAESPGSFTFGGKRIGVTICEDIWNDKDFWKDRTRYGNDPVDILCQHGVDMIVNLSASPFNLGKFETREAMIKACAVRHKVPVFYVNQTGGNDDLVFDGRSFAVSHDGELLIRAAAFEEDILIVESTVTAVPGQDSVRPLLEKPVEEAFAALVTGTRDYATKCGFKKAVLALSGGIDSALTAVVAAKALGPENVTVALMPSPHSSRGSVDDSKDLVQRLGITAMILPIGPLMEEFDSTLSDAFQGYSSDVTEENLQSRIRGVLMMALSNKYGAVLLTTGNKSELAVGYCTIYGDMSGALAVIADLPKTMVYAVSEYVNATMGELIPRSIIDKAPSAELRPGQVDQDSLPPYDILDEILHLRVEKRFSVEEIVAAGHDRATVERITHLVKIAEFKRRQAAPGIKVTDRAFGTGWRMPVACRVPI from the coding sequence ATGAATATCGGTATCCTTCAACTGAATGTAACGGCCGGTGATATTGTCGGTAATGCCGACAAAATCGCTCAGGCCGTGGTATCGGCAGGGGAACAGGGTGCGGATATTTGTCTGACCTCGGAGCTGGCACTTACAGGGTATCCTCCACGGGATCTGTTGCTCTATCCTGAATTTCTGCGGCAAGCTCAGAAGCATTTGGAAGAACTCGCCGCCAGACTTAAAGACAGTGTTCCCGTTCTTGTCGGTACGGCATTACCGAGCCCGAATGGTGTGCGACCGGCTGTCAATGCAGCAGCTTTGCTTTCTGGAGGCAAGGTATGTGATACGTTCGTGAAAATGCTCCTCCCCAACTATGATGTGTTTGATGAGGAGCGCTATTTTATGCCAGCAGAGTCGCCGGGTTCGTTTACCTTCGGCGGCAAACGCATTGGTGTCACGATTTGTGAAGATATCTGGAATGATAAAGATTTCTGGAAAGATCGCACACGCTACGGCAATGACCCTGTAGACATCTTATGTCAGCATGGTGTTGACATGATCGTCAATCTTTCGGCCTCACCGTTCAATCTGGGTAAATTTGAGACTCGTGAAGCCATGATCAAGGCGTGCGCTGTTCGACATAAGGTGCCTGTTTTCTATGTCAACCAGACTGGCGGTAATGACGATCTCGTCTTCGACGGACGTTCCTTTGCCGTGTCGCACGATGGGGAACTCCTTATTCGTGCTGCCGCCTTTGAAGAGGACATTCTTATCGTCGAGAGTACCGTGACGGCAGTTCCTGGGCAGGACTCTGTACGGCCTTTGCTTGAAAAGCCGGTGGAAGAAGCGTTTGCTGCGCTTGTTACGGGAACACGGGACTATGCGACAAAATGCGGATTCAAAAAAGCGGTATTGGCATTATCTGGTGGCATTGATTCGGCGTTGACAGCTGTTGTTGCAGCCAAAGCTCTTGGTCCGGAAAACGTCACCGTGGCACTCATGCCCAGTCCGCATTCGAGTCGAGGAAGTGTTGATGATTCTAAAGACTTGGTTCAGCGACTTGGTATTACGGCCATGATCTTGCCGATTGGGCCTCTTATGGAAGAATTCGATTCCACGTTATCCGATGCATTTCAAGGCTATTCTTCTGATGTGACAGAAGAAAACTTACAGTCGCGCATACGTGGTGTGCTCATGATGGCCTTATCCAATAAATACGGGGCCGTCCTCCTGACGACTGGGAATAAATCCGAGTTAGCAGTAGGCTACTGCACCATTTACGGGGATATGTCCGGTGCCTTGGCGGTTATTGCCGATTTGCCGAAAACGATGGTGTATGCTGTGTCTGAATATGTGAATGCCACTATGGGGGAACTCATTCCGCGGTCTATCATCGATAAAGCCCCGTCTGCCGAATTGCGTCCGGGCCAGGTCGACCAAGACAGTCTGCCTCCATACGATATCCTTGATGAAATTCTTCATCTGCGCGTTGAAAAGCGATTTTCGGTGGAAGAGATTGTCGCAGCAGGACACGATCGTGCAACGGTTGAACGCATTACACATCTCGTCAAAATCGCAGAATTTAAACGTCGCCAAGCTGCCCCCGGTATCAAGGTGACGGATAGGGCATTTGGAACGGGATGGAGAATGCCTGTCGCCTGTAGAGTGCCTATTTAG
- the ligA gene encoding NAD-dependent DNA ligase LigA → MNAHEAQHRIEELRALLHHHNYRYYILDDPEIDDAGYDALFRELLALEKAHPELADPNSPTKRVGAPPLPAFASKAHRQEMKSLDNVFDSGEWKAYLDRIRRLAPTSQFSFWVDPKFDGLAVELIFEDGRFVEALTRGDGQTGEVITENIRTVKSLQLDLNSVAHNNGQPVPRLLEVRGEVVITKQDFYLLNEKQRKIGGKTFANPRNAAAGSLRQLDSSVTAQRPLRFFAYGVGEVVWNDPTHAWTSQSSLMGGLRKLGLTTSDLGKVVSESDVQEFHDTMEEKRHELPFDIDGIVAKIDDLAIQEALGFTSRAPRFAIAWKFPAHQGKTKLLDIAIQVGRTGVLTPVAELAPIPLAGVTVSRATLHNEDEIMAKDLRIGDTVVVQRAGDVIPEVVEVVLEQRPENAKPYEFPRQCPVCGEKAVRLQGEVARRCVNMSCEAVRRQRIIHFVSKAGLDIAGIGKKWIEILVDKGLVTTPANLFRLDKMTLLSLSRMGSKSANNFLKALDEARAQADLRRFLCALGIRHVGERTAKTLAEHYPNMDGLSVVSEEELMQLPDIGPEVAGQIRAFFQSEHNQQLLIELKEVGLDPQSSSLVSGDESSQGKAPSPLAGKKIVFTGGLASMSRNEAKAIAEKVGAEVVGSVSKKTDYVVAGEDAGAKLQKARDLGVTILDLKAFLELVESPEESSTA, encoded by the coding sequence ATGAATGCACATGAAGCGCAACACCGTATAGAAGAGCTGCGCGCTCTTCTGCATCATCACAATTATCGATATTATATTCTCGACGATCCCGAAATAGACGATGCCGGGTATGATGCCCTCTTTCGGGAACTCCTCGCGTTGGAAAAAGCTCACCCAGAGCTGGCCGATCCCAATTCTCCGACAAAACGTGTCGGGGCGCCGCCTCTTCCAGCATTCGCATCAAAAGCTCATCGCCAAGAAATGAAGAGTCTGGATAATGTGTTCGATTCGGGGGAGTGGAAGGCGTACTTGGACCGAATACGCCGGCTTGCTCCAACATCGCAATTTTCGTTTTGGGTTGATCCGAAATTCGATGGGTTGGCGGTAGAACTCATTTTTGAAGATGGACGATTTGTTGAAGCCTTGACGCGAGGCGATGGACAAACCGGAGAAGTCATCACTGAAAATATACGCACAGTGAAAAGTCTGCAGCTCGACTTGAACAGCGTTGCCCACAATAACGGCCAGCCCGTACCCCGACTCCTTGAGGTCCGAGGGGAAGTGGTTATAACCAAACAGGATTTTTATCTGCTTAATGAGAAGCAGCGGAAGATCGGCGGCAAGACCTTTGCCAATCCACGCAATGCTGCTGCCGGTTCACTGCGTCAACTTGATTCGTCAGTGACGGCGCAACGTCCCCTCCGTTTTTTTGCATACGGCGTCGGTGAGGTTGTGTGGAACGATCCTACGCATGCCTGGACATCACAATCCAGCCTGATGGGTGGTTTACGCAAGCTTGGCCTGACCACATCTGATCTGGGCAAAGTCGTTTCTGAAAGCGACGTACAAGAATTTCATGATACAATGGAAGAAAAGCGCCATGAATTACCATTTGATATCGATGGTATTGTTGCCAAAATCGACGATCTAGCTATTCAAGAGGCGCTGGGTTTCACATCGCGAGCACCGCGTTTTGCCATTGCCTGGAAGTTTCCTGCTCACCAAGGGAAAACGAAATTACTTGATATTGCCATCCAGGTTGGGCGTACCGGCGTTTTGACTCCTGTTGCCGAACTCGCGCCCATTCCTTTGGCTGGCGTTACTGTTTCCAGGGCCACACTGCATAATGAAGATGAGATAATGGCCAAAGACTTGCGCATCGGAGACACCGTTGTTGTGCAGCGTGCTGGCGACGTTATTCCTGAAGTGGTGGAAGTCGTGCTTGAGCAGCGGCCCGAAAACGCAAAGCCATATGAATTCCCCAGGCAATGTCCTGTTTGTGGAGAAAAAGCCGTTCGCCTTCAAGGTGAAGTTGCTCGACGTTGTGTCAATATGAGCTGTGAAGCTGTAAGACGCCAACGCATTATTCATTTTGTGTCCAAAGCCGGTCTCGATATTGCTGGCATCGGTAAAAAATGGATTGAGATTCTCGTTGATAAAGGGTTGGTCACAACCCCGGCGAACTTGTTTCGCCTTGATAAAATGACGTTGCTTTCGTTGAGTCGTATGGGGAGCAAGTCCGCCAATAATTTTCTCAAAGCCTTGGATGAGGCGCGAGCTCAGGCTGATTTACGTCGATTTCTCTGTGCACTGGGTATTCGACATGTTGGGGAACGCACAGCAAAAACACTGGCAGAACATTATCCCAACATGGATGGACTCTCTGTAGTTTCGGAAGAAGAACTGATGCAACTTCCCGATATCGGTCCAGAAGTTGCCGGCCAAATTCGTGCATTTTTTCAAAGTGAGCACAATCAACAACTCTTAATCGAACTTAAAGAGGTGGGACTTGATCCGCAGTCGTCATCGTTGGTTTCTGGCGATGAATCATCTCAAGGCAAGGCTCCGTCCCCTTTAGCGGGGAAAAAGATTGTTTTTACTGGTGGTCTTGCGTCGATGAGTCGGAATGAGGCGAAGGCAATAGCCGAGAAGGTTGGAGCAGAAGTTGTTGGATCTGTTTCGAAGAAGACCGATTATGTCGTCGCTGGAGAGGACGCGGGGGCCAAGCTGCAAAAAGCTCGTGATCTTGGTGTCACGATTCTTGATCTTAAAGCGTTTCTTGAACTCGTTGAATCTCCGGAAGAGTCTTCGACAGCATAA